The nucleotide window NNNNNNNNNNNNNNNNNNNNNNNNNNNNNNNNNNNNNNNNNNNNNNNNNNNNNNNNNNNNNNNNNNNNNNNNNNNNNNNNNNNNNNNNNNNNNNNNNNNNNNNNNNNNNNNNNNNNNNNNNNNNNNNNNNNNNNNNNNNNNNNNNNNNNNNNNNNNNNNNNNNNNNNNNNNNNNNNNNNNNNNNNNNNNNNNNNNNNNNNNNNNNNNNNNNNNNNNNNNNNNNNNNNNNNNNNNNNNNNNNNNNNNataattgttattattattatatattatttaaaaaattttaaaattgtaataAGGACACTTGTCCCATATCCTACTACATAAATGGTAATCTCTGGTGGCCATTCTTTTTCTATGGCTATAGTGGCTAGAGCCATTGAATTTGTCTCAACTTGACGCTTGGAATAGTGGAATGTTTGTTGACCAAGTTTTATGACCTGTTAACAATCGAAAGGCATTCTAGGTACTAACTTGAAAATGTCACCACCACTCCTCCCCATGCTGCCAAAGACCCGACCCAACCCGCATAACACCCAGAACCTCAATCTTAGGACACGCATCCCTGACCGTCATGGCGACTTAGACCCCGCGACGGTGGTTTGGCTGGAGCTTCATCACTCGCCGCTTTTATTATCTGATTTATGCTCCTCGAATTTTGCTTTATTCGGTGTCGCCAAAGTTGCGCTCTCTATTACTTTGGTTTTACATAACTTGTAGTattcattctcttctctttttcgcGTTCTCTATTAATTTCAACGATTGGCGCAAAATACGATCACATGTCCCAGAGCTGGTTCCTAAAAGAGCGCCCCTTTCTGACCTGATTTACCTTAGGTTCGAGGTATCAACAATGCTGCTCCATGGCCACTACTCTCAGAAATGCAATCTCCATCATTCCCATCATTTGATCACTTCACCTTGTCCATTGCCATGCCCATTTTTCGTTCGTCATTGCCTATCCTTGTTCGAGACACTTCTTCCCTCTACCACGCTGGCCAGGTTCTCATTTAATTTGGGCCTAACCCGATTTTGCATGCTAAACTCTTCATACCACTGATGAATAATAAGAATACTTACATCCAATGATGTCAGGTGTTGCTCTTTCATTTGCTAGTCAAATTGTGGCCACCTGTAATCACTGCTTGCAAATCCATCAGAGTCATAGCCTACATAAATTTTTCTCTGTCtacattattgttatatatacaaattttcGTTGTACAAaccattattatttttaaaacaatattagatcactaataaaatttattatttttagttaattaggatttaatatttaaattttaaattttaataatattaaaaataaaatattagcaAAAATAACCAGCAAAGCAACACAACCACCCCATCCAGAGTACCATCAACCACCTTACCCCCTACTTTCTCCAGGTACCTCACGTGCAAACCCTTCAGTATCAAATATCAATTCTTCTTATATAAAAGTATGCATGACAATGAATAAAATAGAGTAGAATAAGGTAGAATTTAGAGCTAAttctaattttagttttatttgtggatcaaaatttttgtataaatttaatcttattttatagttaaaaatatctcaattcTAATTTTACCTGTTCTTAACCCATGAATACCTTACCTTAGGACCAATTTGATACCGATGGATAAAGTGTATATTGCCGCTCCTATATAAAACACCAAACTCAATACACCCTCACCCATTTTATCAATCATCCTCACATACCACACCATAAACATATGACCAAAGTTCACGGTTCTCCATGCCCTCTTGGTCACCCTCCTCCTGGCTACATACACCCCCTCGCCACACATGATCAGCATCAGGAGGAGTTGTGTGACTGCAAGAGGAAAGTGGAAACCACAAACCTGGGATCCTGTGGGTCCTATCAGGCAGATAGAAGAACCAACAGGGGGGAAACCAAGACACGAGGCAGAGTTGTTGTAACGAGCTCGGTCGGTTCCAGAATAGCGACGCATGCATGTGCGCAGCGTGGCAGCGAATTTTTCACACCGAGGTGGAGAGGGTGATAATCAAGCCTCATGCAGTGCGACGTATATGGGCTTTGCTCCCACTTGTGGGTTTAGGGCCCCACGCACATGCCGACTCAGTGCCTGACACCTGTACTAGAGAGAAGTGTGGTCATAGCTTATAGTAAATTAAAGCTATCTATCACTCATTTAGGGATGACAAAACTCCTCGAGATGCGGGGATCCCTGTGGAGACTGTCCTGAATAGGGATCTGACTGTAGAGAATTTTTTCTGTGGGGATGGGGACGGGGGACAAAATTCTCCCGAGGTAGGCACGGGGACTCGAGCGGGAATCCCCGCCCCATCCCCGCTAATCCCCGAAGTTCATAAATTTACTAAATTGTccttaatagtttatttttcatatatattttttagtcatttcacatgcatatatatatatatatatataaacccaAAACTCCTAATCCTCATTTGCATAACTCTTCTTCAATTCAGACATCCCTAACCTCTAATGTTGTCCATACTCCATCCAACCTCTTTGTAGCCATCCTCTTGCCGCTCTCCCTTCTCACCACATCGTCACACCTCACCGTACCATGATCATCACTGCGTCGTGCTCTCTATTTGCGGCGTTCCTTTCCGTAACTTTGTCGTCGTGTCCATTCTCCTCTCTGTTGCCACGTCTCCCACTTTGTCCACTTCTCTATCCTCTGGCTTGCCGTTGCATTCCTCCTCTGCGTCATTTTGAAAGAAGTCACCATCTTATTGTTTagattttttgtataaaatcttgttattttTGCATAGAATGGATACTTACACCTCTATTCATatggaaattaataattagttagaaCTATCAGATAGATAAGGAAGGGGTCTCCATGAAAAATGGAGTCCTATGAAGAATGGAGATGGGGAGCAATATTCCCCCACAATAGAGAACGAGGGCGgggatgaaaaaaaaatctgaggGCGAGAATGGAGAGCAGGGAAGCATTTTCCGCCCCACCCTCTCCCATTGACATCCCTACACTCATTAAGTATGGTTCGTAGTGATAATAGTAATAAGAATCATTATCATGGCTGTATAGATACATGGCTTACAAaagtttgttttatttatttatatttctacttaggaaaaaaaaaaatacgtgTGTGTGTCAAACAGTAATAAGTGAAATGAGTGATATTCATATCAAAGTGTGTTAGTGATAGGTTTTTTGTCTTCTATGCACGTGCTATATTCTTAATGAATGCTTGaaatttattaactttttttaacgAGAAATGTATATAAACTTGTTCAGAAATATTTTATGACTTTTCGAATTGAGGAATTATCGAAATAGAATTATAAATAATAggtttaaaatacaaaataattaccATGATTCCTGTATTTCAAGGTTTTAATATTCCAAATTTGTCATTTCTATGGTGGAGATCTATGTTTAAGGATTTCAATGTTCAAATTAGGATGTCTTAAAAGATATTAAGTTAAAGAGTATTTCGGTCATCTATGGTCTTTTAAATTTAGTTGATCTAAAATAATGAATTGTTCTTTTTATGAcatattaaattcaattttttttatgaaaataattgTTACAATATATCGAATTATTCAATATTAAGttgaatgataaaaaattattattctcttttatacttCTTATATTTAACGACTTTTTACAATTCGAGATAATTCTTAATCATCAgactaaatatttaaaattttaaatatgagtAGATATGTCATATAAACGTGTACCAGtgggatttttttttctatgctTAATTAAAGCTtgaaattaataacaaatttttggtaagaatgaatgaatttttttaacgAGACGGAATTCAATTAGGAAGACGGTTCTTGTTTTTTTAGCAACAAGTTAGACTGGTTTGGATTCTAGCCCAGGTTCTGGAATGAGCTTTAGATGATtagatccaagaacaaaaaggcGTTTATTAGATCCAAAGCATTCCAAAAAcggaagggaaaaaaaaaaagaacagaaCAGAACGTAgcaattaggattttttttccgttataaaaaaaatattttccaaaaaaatcatctcaattttaatttttgagataaaatttttgtttttgacatTTACATTAAGATTTGGTTCGGTAAAACTTttactttttcgaaaatagcttataaaagttattttttaaaagataacttTTTAAAAGCTGCAGCACctttgtgtttggtaaaatcaaattaaaaatgacttttaataaatataagtacCACAATTATGTTTGgtgaaacaatttttaaaaattaaaaaaattataataaatatatttataatgaagagtaatttcttttttcaaattatttaaaatttgatataatattttgaaataaaataattttaaaataaaaaatttataataaacataaacataataaataaactttttattttttaactttaaaattttatataaatatcataaaaatttattttatcttaaacaTCATcactaaaaatactaaattactTAAATTACTATAACCTAATTTTTTTCACCAATCAAACTTGATGCTATATTATTTCGGATCATCTGTATaggataaattaattattacttgaaagaaaactaagagaaacaaTGAACTGATAATATGATCCatgaatcaaattttgaagTTCTAATTGAATCAATTAAAACTTTATTTTGATACTAACTcaaattttagagactaataatttaaatatttacatGATTTACTGTCTATACTAATATAAATAGAGttataattagtcaataataaaatttgtatgaAATTCAATATTTTACCCGCCTGTATATATTGGCTCACCTGATCACAAAAAATGGGACATATATCTCAAGTAAACCACATTTAtgattatatatctatatttatatatgtatatatatgttattataattttaaatagtgTTCATGCAGTTAAGGTAGGAAAATTTTATGATTAGTTCTCATAAACCAAACCAAGTCTCCCTCTTCACGTTTCAATCAacagaaaaaaacaaataaacataataaatctactaaaaaaatacaaaaataaggcatgaaaaataatataaatagatagaagTTCATACTTAATATGTGATAGAGATGTATTTATGTTGGAATTTATCAAGATTAGagtgaaaatgaaaaatatatacaaattatgtTAGAATTTGTGAATGTTAAggtgaaaaattagaaatatatgaGGATTCTAATGGTAATATAATAGCAGAAAATATGTgcggaaaaataaataaaatttggtgttaataattaataaagataattttgtatatttattattatataaggttatattaaattttttaaatttcgatAAGTACAAGCCAACTTTGAAAAGCTCATTTTTAAGTGCTTTTAAAAGTACCCATAACTTTTTAAAAGCCACAAATATAAGCACTTGgactttttaatttatcaaatgcaAAATGAAGTGCTTGTACTTTTCAAAAGAACAAGCACCTCTTCAAAAAGCTTTACAAAATCCAACCTAAATTCACTGCTTGTACTTTTCAAAAGAACAAGcacattttttaaaagttttaccAAACCCAACCTAAGTTCACCGCACCCCCgataaatcatattattttagaGTGTGGCAAACTTGATgtaaacaacaataacaataataatgaagtATTGTTTTACTAGATAGAGTCAACTATATTATTAATCTCTATCATATATCATATTTATAAAGACATTGTTTGTATGTAGATCTTATTTGATTACCTCATAGATAATCTTCTTAgatttttctctgtttttctcTCTTTATCCATCTTCCATCTTATTTACTCTCTTAACTAGGTGTTCTTCTTCTCATATGTCCAAACCAGTTGAGACACAATTCTACCATATTTTTAACAGGTGTTACTCCAACCCTCTCTCTTATATATACGTTTCTTATTCTATCCAATCGCATATGAACATTCAttcatctcaacatcttcatctctactACACTTAACTTATGTTTGTGCTCTTTTTTAGCCGTCCAATACTctgtaccataaagcatagctGATAGTCgtgcaaaaaaaatttagacaCTTTTTTGTTACATATAAGATCAAACGCACTTAGTCATTTTGACCAACATGCTTGGAtgctatgatttacatcatgttcaatctctccattatattagaatttttttttcggTGATCGAACTTACATCTCATATATTCCGTCCTGTTGCGATTTATGTGCAAACCAAAAAAATTGTatctcaaaaattaaaattgagatattttctttagaaataaaaatttttttattagacttTGTTAGGTAAACAATAACTTTTATGaataatatgaacaaaaaattttaaaattggtcaaataaaataaaaatatgctacACTCCAAATTATTcacctaaattttaatattaaaataaccatccacacatctaataaattgaacatttAACGTATCAATCAATTGTTcatgttttttaatattttgatttttacatatacttttccttttttattttataagaaaaaaatcctAGCAATTGGCATAGCACAAAACTTTCTAGAAGCTTCGGAACCCAAGAGCAGATCGCAGGCATCAGCTTAGATCGCACATTCTCACAGTGACAGGCAAAAGAAGCTCGGCGAGGTTCTACAATGCCGCCCGTTGCTCCTCGATCCGGCGACTCCATATTCGCTAACCTCGAGCACATGGTAACTAATCTGTTAACTCCCAAAATATTATTCGTGTTAGTGTAACGGATTCtcaattcattcttcttctttttttttctcttcttcaatttcttgtaatGTGAAATGTTTCCTACGTTTTCTGCCTATCTTAGAATCAGGATCCGCTTTGAATTTCGTTGAATCACCGTTTTCGTTCGCCGGCGTCGTTTTCTGAATTCGCAAATTGCATTCATAATTTGCAGTTACAAGCGcttaattaattgtttactATTTGTTTTGTGCAGAACGCGGAGCTATTTACACTGACATATGGTGCGATCGTGCGTCAATTGATTACCGATCTGGAAGAGGTTGACGAGGTTAACAAGCAGCTTGATCAAATGTGCAATTTCacattttccttttttctttcttcttttttaattcttaaGTAAATTTTCATTCCATATCTGAAAGAATTTGCATTACGTTGTGGTGTCTTATTCTGTcaggatttattttatttttatttatttatgtttggtTGACTGGGTGTTTCAGGGGATATAACATTGGGGTGCGTTTAATTGATGAGTTCTTAGCCAAATCTAACATATCAAGATGCGTTGATTTCAAAGAGACTGCTGAAGTGATTGCTAAGGTATCCTAGTGCTTGATATCTAGAATTTTGATCCTTATTCGTCCTTAAAACTAAACCTGACATCTGTAATCTTATGTCATTTACTTGATTCGCGGTAGTTTCATATTGTCACGCTTTCCCTTCAAGAATTTGATGGTTACTGGGATCATTGTTGTGTCGTTTATATTCTCTTTGTTTATTATCTGAAGTAAGTTTATTATATGAAGTCTTGAAAGGTTTGTGAAGTGGCCAAACTTAAATGTTTATATTATAACTTTGACCATTCGAAACTAACTATTAGTAGCATTTTTATTGGAATGAATTTTGTAAGTGGGGTATAACACATTGGCTTACTAAAACAATATATATCAATTGATTATATATCTAGAAAAGcatatttacttatttagtGAACAAgttaaagttttattttttaagtatcAACCTTAATAATACTTTTTATACAGGTTGGTTTCAAAATGTTCCTTGGTGTTACTGCTTCTGTGATTAACTGGGATGCTGATGGAACATCTTGTAGTATTGTGTTGGAGGACAATCCCTTGGTAGACTTCGTTGAACTTCCTGATAACTGTCAAGGGCTACACTATTGCAACATCTTAAGTGGCGTTGTTAGAGGAGCTTTAGAGATGGTGAGTCtctattcttaatttttaaccTGAGAAACCTCCATATTCTAGCCAACTTTAGCTGGCATATGCAGTTAAAATCCATCACTGAACTGCATCTAGTTAAGTTGGGAAACAAGTAACTGACAGTAAGAAAGTTCATTCTCCTGGAGGAAAATGATGCATGACATGCAATTGGTAGTTTCCTTCTTTCTTAAGATGCATTTGGCAGCTGTAGCTGGACACAAATATAGAGATAAAAAGAGGTACAATGCGCCCTTAGACACATTTTCGGTTTTACTATTTTCTGTCATTCTATAAGGCAGAAACAGATGGGGGAAATCAAATTTCCTATTGAGAAAGTTTAG belongs to Arachis duranensis cultivar V14167 chromosome 8, aradu.V14167.gnm2.J7QH, whole genome shotgun sequence and includes:
- the LOC107462473 gene encoding uncharacterized protein LOC107462473, which translates into the protein MPPVAPRSGDSIFANLEHMNAELFTLTYGAIVRQLITDLEEVDEVNKQLDQMGYNIGVRLIDEFLAKSNISRCVDFKETAEVIAKVGFKMFLGVTASVINWDADGTSCSIVLEDNPLVDFVELPDNCQGLHYCNILSGVVRGALEMVSMKTEVTWVRDMLRGDEVYELNVKLIKQVPEEYPYKDDE